One window from the genome of Thalassospira xiamenensis M-5 = DSM 17429 encodes:
- a CDS encoding CaiB/BaiF CoA transferase family protein: protein MDTTKPLAGITVLDLTNVLAGPFCCHQLAHLGADVIKVEAPGRGDLARQLGADQGLNEKLMGVSFMAQNAGKRSVTLNLKDPRGKEILKKLVAKADVVVENFRPGVMDRLDLGYDVLSRVNPALVYCAISGFGQTGPMKKLPAYDQIVQGLSGIMTITGEEDKETYRVGYPMADTIGGLTAAYAITAALAGRAMGSNEGKGSFIDISMLESVIATMGWVVSNFLIAGKQPTANGNDNFTSSPSGTFRTQDGKINIAANKQEQFEAVCDVLELPDLKIDPRFITRTERLSHRRELSDLLEGILVTRPTDHWVSKFNAAGVPAGAVLTVPHALSLPQIADRGMLADFTDVPGAERDIRILRTGIKMNGDAPSVNAPPPVLGQDNETILATLGLSAEEVATLKAEGVL, encoded by the coding sequence ATGGATACGACCAAACCACTTGCCGGTATTACCGTTCTGGACCTGACCAACGTTCTGGCGGGCCCGTTTTGCTGCCATCAGCTTGCCCATCTGGGGGCTGATGTCATCAAAGTCGAAGCACCCGGTCGGGGGGACCTTGCACGTCAATTGGGCGCGGATCAGGGATTGAATGAAAAGCTGATGGGGGTTTCGTTCATGGCGCAGAATGCCGGGAAACGATCCGTCACGCTGAACCTCAAGGATCCGCGCGGTAAGGAAATACTCAAAAAGCTGGTCGCGAAGGCGGATGTCGTTGTCGAAAATTTCCGACCCGGCGTGATGGATCGGCTTGACCTTGGCTATGATGTGCTGTCGAGGGTAAATCCGGCGCTGGTTTACTGTGCGATTTCGGGTTTCGGGCAAACCGGACCGATGAAAAAGCTGCCTGCCTATGACCAGATCGTGCAGGGGCTTTCGGGCATTATGACAATCACCGGCGAAGAAGATAAGGAAACCTATCGTGTCGGATATCCGATGGCTGACACGATAGGGGGCCTTACCGCCGCATACGCAATCACAGCGGCACTTGCCGGGCGTGCCATGGGAAGCAATGAAGGCAAGGGCAGTTTTATCGATATTTCGATGCTGGAATCCGTAATTGCCACCATGGGGTGGGTGGTGTCGAATTTCCTGATCGCCGGGAAACAGCCAACAGCCAACGGAAACGATAATTTCACATCCTCGCCGTCGGGTACTTTCCGCACACAGGATGGCAAGATCAACATTGCAGCAAACAAACAGGAACAGTTTGAAGCCGTTTGTGATGTTCTGGAATTGCCAGACCTGAAAATCGATCCGCGTTTCATTACCCGAACGGAACGCCTGTCGCATCGCAGGGAACTAAGCGATCTGCTTGAAGGAATACTCGTAACCCGTCCAACAGATCACTGGGTTTCAAAATTCAACGCCGCTGGCGTACCGGCAGGCGCGGTTTTGACCGTGCCGCATGCCCTTTCGCTGCCGCAAATTGCTGATCGCGGGATGCTTGCCGATTTTACCGATGTACCGGGTGCCGAACGTGACATCCGCATTCTGCGTACCGGTATCAAGATGAATGGCGACGCGCCTTCGGTTAATGCGCCGCCACCGGTTCTGGGACAGGACAACGAAACCATTCTGGCCACTCTTGGTCTTTCCGCCGAGGAGGTCGCCACCTTGAAAGCCGAGGGCGTGCTATGA
- a CDS encoding IclR family transcriptional regulator gives MSEQNVSAVERALVILDAFTDRDADLSLKDLAERTGMYKSTITRLAGTLESRGFLAISGRGRYRLGPALWRLGSIYRRSFRMDDVVRPHLSALVLASGETASFYVPEGENRLCLFRENSPSSLRHHLEEGAILPCDRGAAGHVIRAWGNGVDDHAIDVLEAGFSQSEGERDPDISAIAVPVLDRQNRLLGVLTLSGPVSRFNQSKRKEALLFLKKHALECGRALSA, from the coding sequence ATGTCAGAACAGAATGTTAGCGCGGTTGAACGTGCCCTGGTCATTCTTGATGCCTTTACAGATCGCGACGCCGATCTTTCGCTCAAGGACCTTGCTGAACGCACAGGGATGTATAAAAGCACGATCACCCGATTGGCTGGAACGCTGGAGTCGCGGGGGTTTCTGGCAATATCGGGGCGTGGACGTTACCGGCTGGGACCAGCATTGTGGCGTCTGGGGTCAATATATCGTCGTTCATTTCGTATGGATGACGTGGTTCGACCACATCTGTCGGCGCTTGTTTTGGCCAGCGGCGAAACAGCCTCTTTTTATGTGCCCGAAGGAGAAAACCGCCTGTGCCTGTTTCGCGAAAATTCCCCCAGCAGCCTGCGCCACCATCTGGAAGAAGGTGCGATACTCCCCTGTGATCGTGGCGCGGCCGGGCACGTGATACGCGCATGGGGTAATGGCGTCGATGATCATGCAATTGACGTTCTTGAAGCCGGTTTTTCCCAAAGCGAAGGCGAACGTGATCCGGATATATCAGCAATCGCAGTACCCGTTCTGGACCGGCAGAACAGGCTGCTTGGTGTTTTGACTCTTTCGGGACCGGTCAGCCGGTTCAATCAATCGAAACGCAAGGAAGCACTTCTTTTCCTGAAGAAACATGCCCTTGAGTGTGGACGAGCATTGTCGGCATAA
- a CDS encoding tripartite tricarboxylate transporter substrate binding protein, with protein MTKLTMFSRRGFLAAATAVAVSTAAFGAFDAKAQEVNDIHFIVPGGAGGGWDSTARGTGEALTKSGLVGTASYENMSGGGGGKAIAYMIEAADRLDNTLMVNSTPIIIRSLTGVFPQSFRDLTPIAGVVAEYAAFGVPADSPYKSFTDVVEAIKADPSSVKFGGGSVRGGMDHIVAAYAVQQGGGDAKQVKYIPYDAGGKAIAGLLSGETEVISTGLGELLELHKAGQIRILAVTSTDRIEVAPDVPSLGELGINAEFINWRGYFGSPALSAEKADEYAKILKDVQATEEWEVVRKRNGWEKFYKPRAEFSAFMENQEKTVGDLMRELGFLK; from the coding sequence ATGACGAAGCTGACGATGTTCTCACGTCGCGGATTCTTGGCTGCAGCAACTGCTGTTGCCGTTTCAACTGCTGCATTTGGCGCCTTTGATGCCAAAGCGCAGGAAGTTAATGATATCCACTTCATCGTTCCGGGTGGTGCCGGCGGTGGCTGGGACAGCACTGCACGTGGTACCGGTGAAGCCCTGACCAAATCTGGTCTGGTCGGTACGGCGTCATATGAAAACATGTCTGGCGGCGGTGGTGGTAAAGCCATTGCCTACATGATCGAAGCTGCAGATCGCCTCGACAACACCCTGATGGTCAACTCCACCCCGATCATCATCCGTTCTTTGACCGGCGTATTCCCGCAGTCGTTCCGTGACCTGACCCCGATTGCCGGTGTTGTTGCTGAATATGCCGCGTTTGGCGTTCCGGCTGACAGCCCTTACAAATCCTTTACTGATGTTGTCGAAGCGATCAAAGCTGATCCGAGCTCGGTCAAGTTTGGTGGCGGTTCGGTCCGCGGCGGTATGGATCACATTGTTGCGGCCTATGCTGTTCAGCAGGGCGGCGGTGATGCCAAACAGGTGAAATACATTCCTTACGACGCCGGTGGCAAAGCAATTGCCGGTCTCCTGTCGGGTGAAACCGAGGTCATTTCGACCGGTCTTGGCGAACTTCTTGAACTGCACAAAGCAGGTCAGATTCGTATTCTGGCTGTGACCTCGACCGATCGGATCGAAGTTGCTCCGGACGTTCCTTCGCTGGGTGAGCTTGGCATTAATGCTGAATTCATCAACTGGCGTGGTTATTTCGGTTCCCCGGCTCTTTCGGCTGAAAAGGCGGACGAATACGCCAAGATTCTGAAAGACGTTCAGGCAACCGAAGAATGGGAAGTCGTTCGCAAGCGTAACGGCTGGGAAAAGTTCTACAAGCCGCGTGCCGAGTTTTCCGCGTTCATGGAAAATCAGGAAAAAACGGTTGGCGATCTGATGCGTGAACTTGGCTTCCTGAAATAA
- a CDS encoding tripartite tricarboxylate transporter TctB family protein, producing the protein MSINRDKFGALLFLCLALIYGYYVRDIPLLFGDEDAPFNARTLPNAVAWVLGVVSFVQLVLPANREAGSLLAAFRGMKWKPVIMLAALMIFYGLTIRYLGFLISTTIFLMGGFAVLGERRIKVLLGAAVPVVFVFWFLLSQLMGIYLAPGDIFEMLG; encoded by the coding sequence ATGTCCATCAATCGTGACAAGTTCGGCGCACTGCTCTTTTTGTGCCTTGCGCTGATCTATGGCTATTATGTTCGCGATATCCCGCTTCTGTTCGGTGACGAAGATGCCCCGTTCAATGCCCGGACCCTCCCTAATGCCGTGGCGTGGGTACTGGGTGTGGTTTCCTTCGTCCAACTGGTACTGCCGGCCAATCGAGAGGCCGGCAGCCTCCTTGCCGCATTCCGCGGCATGAAATGGAAACCGGTCATCATGCTTGCCGCATTGATGATCTTCTATGGCCTGACCATTCGCTATCTCGGCTTCCTGATCTCGACCACCATCTTCCTGATGGGCGGTTTTGCCGTTCTTGGCGAACGCCGCATCAAGGTCCTGCTGGGTGCAGCCGTACCTGTCGTTTTCGTGTTCTGGTTCCTGCTGTCCCAGTTGATGGGGATTTATCTGGCACCGGGCGACATCTTCGAAATGCTGGGCTAA
- a CDS encoding tripartite tricarboxylate transporter permease, whose translation MLEGIFSGLSTAVMPINLLMVVVGCFAGTFIGMLPGLGPITAIALMIPITYGFDPSTGLILMAGVYYGAIFGGSTSSILINAPGVAGTVATAFDGYPMAQQGHAGKALAIAAYSSFSGGTIAAIFLLVAAPALASVSLSFQSADYFALMVLGLTAVSAFAGKGQVLKAITMTLFGIMLSTIGTDPAAGVARFTFGSMDLVDGISFLLLAMSTFALSEALLQILRPTKDTRTDEQKALRNLGSMKLTKEEVKIMTPVIARSSVLGFFTGVLPGAGATIASFLAYGLERNLASAKEKLKFGKGSIRGLTAPETANNAACSGSFVPLLTLGIPGSGTTAVMMGALISYGVQPGPRLFVEQPDVFWSVIISMYIGNIVLLVLNLPLIPYISRLLALPQQLLVPFVLFFSLIGVYLVTFNTMDIHMMVLAAAIAIGLRLLNYPMAPMLLGFILGEMMEENLRRALMISDGSISFLWERPITLVILLISIAFLLAPLVGNTRQWLRNRKAVPNDGEM comes from the coding sequence ATGCTTGAAGGAATTTTCTCCGGTCTTTCGACCGCAGTCATGCCGATCAACCTTCTGATGGTTGTTGTCGGTTGTTTTGCCGGTACCTTTATCGGCATGTTGCCTGGTCTTGGTCCGATCACGGCCATTGCGCTGATGATCCCGATCACCTATGGCTTTGATCCCTCTACCGGCCTGATCCTTATGGCTGGTGTGTATTATGGCGCGATTTTTGGCGGGTCGACATCATCGATCCTGATCAATGCACCCGGCGTTGCCGGAACCGTTGCCACGGCGTTTGACGGTTACCCGATGGCTCAGCAGGGCCATGCCGGCAAGGCACTTGCCATTGCGGCCTATTCTTCCTTCTCTGGGGGCACGATCGCTGCCATCTTCCTTCTGGTTGCAGCACCGGCACTGGCTTCGGTTTCGCTGTCCTTCCAGTCGGCTGATTATTTTGCATTGATGGTTCTGGGCCTGACTGCCGTTTCCGCGTTCGCCGGAAAGGGACAGGTTCTGAAGGCAATCACGATGACCCTGTTTGGCATCATGCTATCAACCATCGGCACCGATCCGGCGGCTGGCGTTGCGCGCTTCACCTTTGGCAGCATGGACCTTGTCGACGGCATCAGCTTCCTGTTGCTGGCGATGTCGACATTTGCCCTGTCCGAAGCCCTTCTGCAGATTCTGCGTCCGACCAAGGATACCCGTACTGACGAACAAAAAGCACTTAGAAACCTCGGCTCCATGAAGCTGACGAAGGAAGAGGTCAAAATCATGACCCCGGTCATCGCCCGCTCCTCGGTGCTTGGTTTCTTCACCGGCGTTCTTCCGGGTGCCGGTGCAACGATCGCGTCCTTCCTTGCCTATGGCCTTGAACGCAACCTGGCTAGTGCCAAGGAAAAGCTCAAGTTTGGCAAGGGATCAATCCGGGGTCTCACAGCACCGGAAACGGCAAACAACGCGGCATGTTCCGGTTCGTTCGTCCCGCTTCTAACGCTTGGTATCCCGGGTTCGGGAACCACTGCTGTGATGATGGGTGCGCTGATTTCTTATGGTGTTCAGCCAGGTCCGCGTCTGTTCGTCGAACAGCCTGACGTGTTCTGGTCGGTCATCATTTCGATGTATATCGGCAATATCGTTCTGCTGGTTCTGAACCTGCCGCTGATCCCGTACATCTCGCGTTTGCTGGCACTGCCGCAACAGTTGCTGGTTCCGTTCGTCCTGTTCTTCTCGCTGATCGGTGTTTATCTGGTGACGTTTAACACCATGGATATTCACATGATGGTCTTGGCCGCGGCAATTGCCATTGGCCTGCGCCTGTTGAATTATCCGATGGCACCCATGCTGCTGGGCTTCATCCTGGGCGAAATGATGGAAGAAAACCTGCGTCGCGCATTGATGATCAGTGATGGTTCGATTTCCTTCCTTTGGGAACGCCCGATTACGCTTGTAATCCTGTTGATCAGCATTGCCTTCCTGTTGGCACCGCTTGTCGGGAACACCCGTCAGTGGTTGCGCAACCGCAAGGCCGTTCCGAACGACGGCGAAATGTAA
- a CDS encoding methyl-accepting chemotaxis protein, with the protein MRFLDNLSIGPKTLLVPVFLMVVIIAMGIATVLTLESEKETLNNLRVEAYERRSDALTLSDALNEAHGSLFRILTWDSNGVNAAAVPELREKAGNLSTELAPLAERLAEVGGDEFTTAYDTYMNEVDQFLIESEMNIYGALEVIARADESFRALQVPLQKILVQSQEVATTSFGNAQAQAETLQKVFVIVAIVVIFVAAVVSVFVSRRISRPMTDLAQLIEQISKGDLDVEIRGVQRRDEIGVVARSVTVLRDQSKEAETLRHERERVRKIERERQLELVKATDNFQRAVQEALGGFDREFGSLNGSANDMEQIATSATARAADANHHSEAVLHHIEAVSQTTASLSEAIGEIGQQAQKSAEVAGRARTESEHSRALFEQLTEATQRIGDIVTLIEDIANQTNLLALNATIEAARAGDAGKGFAVVAGEVKNLASQTARATEDISAQVEEIRGLTDNVVSALESVANVIGEVDQSAAAIAAAVEEQQASTNGISTSIHDANGGMRTVADAVGALDTETARVHTGSENVSRATNTLNAEAARLRDAIDGFLDQINKNKAEA; encoded by the coding sequence ATGCGTTTTCTCGATAATCTTTCAATCGGCCCGAAAACCCTTTTGGTTCCTGTTTTTCTGATGGTTGTGATCATTGCGATGGGTATCGCAACGGTTCTGACATTGGAAAGCGAAAAGGAAACGCTGAACAACCTTCGCGTCGAAGCTTATGAACGCCGTTCCGATGCGCTGACACTCAGTGACGCACTGAACGAAGCGCACGGAAGCCTTTTCCGGATTCTGACGTGGGATTCCAACGGCGTTAATGCCGCCGCGGTTCCCGAACTTCGCGAAAAGGCCGGTAATCTGTCTACCGAACTGGCCCCGCTTGCCGAACGTCTGGCAGAAGTCGGCGGCGATGAATTTACCACCGCCTACGACACCTATATGAACGAAGTCGATCAGTTCCTGATCGAAAGCGAGATGAATATCTATGGCGCGCTTGAGGTTATTGCGCGTGCCGATGAGTCCTTCCGCGCACTGCAAGTACCGTTGCAGAAAATTCTCGTGCAGTCTCAGGAAGTTGCCACCACATCATTTGGCAACGCCCAAGCGCAGGCCGAAACACTTCAGAAGGTCTTCGTCATTGTCGCGATTGTCGTGATCTTTGTCGCGGCAGTCGTTTCAGTTTTTGTTTCACGCCGTATTTCGCGCCCGATGACCGATCTTGCGCAACTGATCGAACAGATTTCCAAGGGTGACCTTGATGTGGAAATTCGTGGTGTGCAGCGCCGTGACGAGATTGGCGTGGTTGCGCGCTCGGTAACCGTTCTTCGCGATCAGTCAAAAGAAGCCGAAACACTGCGTCATGAACGCGAACGCGTGCGAAAGATAGAACGCGAACGCCAGCTTGAACTGGTTAAGGCAACCGACAATTTCCAGCGTGCCGTCCAGGAAGCTCTCGGCGGATTTGACCGTGAATTCGGGTCACTGAACGGCTCGGCAAACGACATGGAACAGATTGCAACATCGGCCACCGCACGTGCTGCTGATGCCAACCATCATTCCGAAGCTGTCCTGCATCATATCGAGGCCGTATCACAAACCACCGCCAGCCTGTCAGAGGCCATCGGAGAAATTGGCCAGCAGGCACAGAAATCAGCCGAAGTTGCCGGACGCGCCCGCACTGAGAGTGAACATTCCCGCGCCCTGTTTGAACAGCTGACCGAAGCAACCCAGCGAATTGGTGATATTGTTACGCTGATCGAAGACATCGCCAACCAGACAAACCTTCTGGCATTGAACGCAACGATCGAGGCAGCACGTGCCGGTGACGCAGGCAAAGGCTTTGCCGTTGTCGCAGGCGAGGTTAAAAACCTTGCATCACAAACCGCCCGCGCGACCGAGGATATTTCGGCACAGGTCGAAGAAATCCGCGGTCTGACAGACAATGTTGTCAGTGCTCTTGAATCCGTTGCCAATGTTATTGGTGAAGTTGATCAATCAGCCGCGGCCATTGCGGCGGCGGTGGAAGAACAACAAGCCTCGACCAATGGCATATCGACCAGCATCCATGATGCCAATGGTGGCATGCGAACGGTTGCCGATGCAGTTGGTGCATTGGACACGGAAACCGCCCGCGTTCACACCGGATCGGAAAACGTTTCGCGTGCGACAAACACCCTGAATGCCGAAGCTGCCCGCCTGCGTGATGCGATCGACGGCTTCCTTGACCAGATCAACAAGAACAAGGCCGAGGCATAA
- a CDS encoding AbrB family transcriptional regulator, whose translation MSVPPERPADDSWINRLSSSLTPKFFKNLFVALGIGLVGGLIAHGINMPLAWMMGPMLATFVASLLRVRMGIPMRFRSVILGVIGVFLGASFTPDTLDQAARWPISMIAVLLYVPIITLVVTWFYSKVAKLDPATALFSATPGGLTPMVVLGAAAGGNEQEIALTQGLRVLLLVMSAPLIVLMITGVVASGHGDSEAIQMTLSEGLITAFCAIATVLVFRKIGIPAAEMTGAMMASMVLHVTGLVEGNLPGWLLAGSLLILGSAIGSRFAGVKLSFLARLAGYSIFATLLILAFTGGVAWFVSDWLDLDYIAVLLAFAPGGVAEMSLIALALNVEPSFVAFHHIVRIFEIVLLAPLMAKWFERYRQKRLNNL comes from the coding sequence ATGAGCGTCCCGCCGGAAAGGCCCGCAGACGACAGTTGGATCAACCGCCTTTCCAGCAGCCTCACCCCGAAATTTTTCAAAAACCTGTTTGTGGCACTTGGCATAGGGCTTGTGGGCGGGTTGATCGCACACGGCATCAATATGCCGCTTGCCTGGATGATGGGGCCAATGCTCGCGACATTTGTCGCCAGCCTGCTGCGTGTCCGCATGGGTATCCCGATGCGATTTCGCTCCGTTATTCTGGGTGTGATCGGCGTATTTCTCGGGGCATCCTTTACCCCAGATACCCTTGATCAGGCGGCCCGATGGCCGATCAGTATGATTGCGGTTCTGCTTTACGTTCCGATCATCACGCTTGTTGTTACCTGGTTTTACAGCAAGGTCGCAAAACTTGATCCGGCAACGGCTTTGTTTTCAGCCACACCGGGCGGTTTGACGCCAATGGTGGTTCTGGGTGCCGCCGCAGGCGGCAACGAACAGGAAATCGCCCTCACACAGGGTTTACGCGTTCTGCTTCTGGTCATGTCAGCACCATTGATCGTCCTTATGATCACCGGTGTCGTCGCAAGTGGTCATGGCGATAGCGAAGCCATCCAGATGACGTTGTCCGAGGGACTGATCACGGCATTCTGTGCGATTGCAACCGTCCTGGTTTTCCGAAAAATCGGCATTCCCGCCGCCGAAATGACCGGCGCCATGATGGCCAGCATGGTTTTGCATGTAACCGGCCTTGTAGAGGGCAATCTGCCCGGATGGTTATTGGCCGGAAGCCTTCTGATTCTCGGCTCGGCAATTGGCAGTCGCTTTGCCGGGGTAAAGCTTTCCTTCCTCGCCCGTCTTGCAGGTTATTCGATCTTTGCCACTCTGCTGATCCTTGCCTTCACCGGCGGAGTGGCCTGGTTTGTTTCTGATTGGCTGGATCTTGATTATATTGCTGTTCTGCTCGCCTTCGCACCGGGTGGCGTTGCGGAAATGTCCCTTATCGCGCTGGCGCTGAATGTCGAACCAAGCTTTGTTGCTTTCCATCATATCGTCCGCATTTTCGAGATCGTATTGCTGGCACCACTCATGGCAAAGTGGTTCGAACGATATCGTCAAAAGCGTTTAAACAACCTTTAG
- a CDS encoding sugar transferase gives MQTRLSGRSSQTFGLHGQSPLPKRLFDLSVATTLLIAALPLLLLIAIALKCDHRGPVFFKQVRIGYLGRPFNIYKFCTLWGSIRPDGTPLPPTKFCNFIRRWGLDELPQLFNIVRGDMSLVGPRPHTPADNHDFARHFALYNARHQVPPGITGLAQINGWRGPIQSSFDLKSRLDCDLLYINQQSLTSDILILICTVTRPWYWVNGPKRTSPETLSSCRTG, from the coding sequence ATGCAAACGAGGCTTTCGGGGCGGAGCTCGCAAACATTCGGCTTACACGGCCAAAGTCCTTTGCCGAAACGGCTCTTTGATCTTTCAGTTGCCACAACCTTACTTATCGCGGCCCTTCCTTTACTACTTTTGATAGCGATAGCCCTGAAATGCGATCATCGTGGCCCCGTATTTTTCAAACAGGTTCGCATCGGGTATCTTGGCAGGCCTTTCAATATTTATAAGTTCTGCACTCTTTGGGGTTCGATACGCCCGGACGGCACACCTCTGCCACCGACAAAATTCTGTAATTTCATTCGGCGCTGGGGTCTGGACGAGCTGCCGCAGCTTTTCAATATCGTTCGTGGTGATATGTCACTTGTCGGGCCGCGCCCGCATACACCAGCGGACAATCACGATTTCGCCCGGCACTTTGCGCTTTATAATGCACGCCATCAGGTGCCACCTGGCATCACAGGTCTGGCCCAGATCAATGGTTGGCGCGGCCCAATTCAGTCCAGTTTTGATCTGAAAAGCCGCCTTGACTGTGATCTTCTCTATATCAACCAGCAATCTTTGACATCTGACATACTTATTTTGATCTGCACAGTCACGCGCCCTTGGTACTGGGTGAATGGCCCAAAGCGCACATCCCCTGAAACACTGTCATCATGTCGTACCGGATGA
- a CDS encoding outer membrane beta-barrel protein — MKNAGFKTASLCCSILLANCFNPVAFAKSEATQKNRRDTTIQLGLFDLVPSLSVTEEFNDNIFLSDSYQKSDTISRVVPALTLQSNWQRARLRLEALGDAGFYAKSGEDDYLDGELGVSAGSDIGPAFAVDGDFRIAKGHEDRGGDDIPAGASEPVTYDEKNTEIAIRYFAGDVHYRAAMAFRQLDFDDTALTNGGIANNDDRDRTELRLIMRASYQLGPGREAYGETTFNQREYENTPDDQRIFRNSNGYRLLGGMTFDLTDLIKADLGAGWMSQIYEDFRLQNNEGFSLRAATTWNITRMTALDFRAKREIGETTVTGASGIIGESFDAGIEHELRRWLSIRLNAGYQQDRFEGAGRTDKVTRFGGGVRYELNRFTELDGSWRYDQRKSNETGHDYRRNRALLTLRLKM; from the coding sequence ATGAAAAACGCTGGCTTTAAGACTGCTTCACTATGTTGCAGCATTCTGCTGGCCAACTGTTTCAATCCTGTGGCTTTTGCAAAGTCTGAAGCGACACAAAAGAACAGGCGAGATACAACAATTCAGCTTGGCCTTTTTGATTTGGTGCCATCGCTTTCGGTGACAGAGGAATTCAACGACAATATTTTTCTGTCCGATAGCTACCAAAAGTCCGACACCATTAGCCGGGTAGTACCTGCTTTAACCTTGCAATCAAATTGGCAACGGGCCCGCTTACGACTTGAAGCTCTTGGTGATGCTGGGTTTTACGCCAAATCAGGCGAAGATGATTATCTGGATGGCGAACTTGGTGTTTCCGCCGGATCGGATATCGGCCCGGCATTTGCTGTTGATGGCGATTTCCGTATCGCCAAAGGTCACGAAGATCGCGGCGGTGATGATATTCCGGCCGGTGCCAGCGAACCCGTCACCTATGACGAGAAAAATACTGAAATTGCCATTCGCTATTTTGCCGGTGATGTTCACTACCGAGCCGCCATGGCCTTTCGACAGCTTGATTTTGACGATACCGCGCTCACCAATGGGGGTATTGCCAATAATGATGATCGGGATCGGACTGAATTGCGGCTGATCATGCGGGCTTCTTATCAACTGGGACCAGGCCGCGAAGCTTATGGCGAGACCACCTTTAACCAGCGAGAATATGAAAATACCCCCGACGATCAGAGAATTTTTCGCAATTCAAACGGTTACCGATTGCTGGGCGGCATGACATTTGACCTTACCGATTTGATTAAGGCCGATCTCGGGGCTGGATGGATGTCGCAAATTTATGAGGATTTCCGTTTGCAAAATAACGAAGGGTTTTCACTTCGTGCCGCAACAACATGGAATATTACACGCATGACTGCGTTGGATTTCCGCGCCAAACGCGAAATCGGGGAAACCACCGTTACCGGTGCCAGCGGAATTATCGGTGAAAGCTTCGATGCCGGTATTGAACATGAACTACGGCGCTGGCTAAGCATCCGCCTTAACGCTGGCTATCAGCAGGATCGGTTTGAGGGGGCAGGACGGACTGACAAAGTAACGCGCTTTGGCGGAGGTGTGCGTTATGAACTCAACCGTTTTACGGAACTGGATGGTTCCTGGCGATATGACCAGCGTAAATCAAACGAAACCGGCCATGATTATCGCCGCAATCGCGCTTTGCTGACGCTTCGGTTGAAAATGTGA
- a CDS encoding polysaccharide biosynthesis/export family protein, whose protein sequence is MKNIILTAILLFAVSGGVHAQTVYTIDSGDELRITVFDEESLSGDFSVGADGSVTLPLIGTVTLRDLTPQAAQQTIANVLADGYLRHPVVSIDVLHFRPVYIIGEVNEPGEYGYASGMNVLNAVALGGGYTYRADQDDIIIMRGRDDNRVEIQANEQSIVLPGDIIHITERYF, encoded by the coding sequence ATGAAAAACATAATTCTGACTGCAATCCTTTTGTTCGCGGTTTCAGGTGGCGTTCATGCCCAGACCGTCTACACGATTGATAGCGGAGACGAACTGCGTATCACGGTTTTCGACGAGGAATCTCTTTCAGGTGATTTCTCGGTCGGTGCAGACGGATCCGTCACTCTGCCCCTGATCGGAACGGTTACCTTGCGCGACCTCACGCCACAAGCTGCACAGCAAACCATCGCCAACGTCCTTGCAGACGGTTATCTACGCCATCCCGTTGTATCCATTGATGTTCTTCATTTCCGCCCCGTCTATATTATTGGCGAAGTCAATGAGCCCGGTGAGTACGGGTATGCTTCAGGAATGAACGTATTGAATGCCGTCGCACTTGGTGGCGGTTACACTTATCGCGCCGATCAGGATGACATCATTATCATGCGTGGCCGCGACGATAATCGCGTCGAGATTCAGGCCAACGAGCAAAGCATTGTATTGCCTGGTGATATTATTCACATCACGGAACGGTATTTTTAA